ACTGGCGGTTTCGGTGATGCTGCTTGAAACTGATATCCTATGCTGAAAGCGCCCTTGTTTTTCTTCTCTCTAGTGTATAAAGTGAGGGACTACCTTGTCAACGTGATGTTTTATGATTCAAAAAAAATATGGTATTTATTGATGGGCAAATATCCAGTATAGTGGTTTTAACATATGAACAGCACCCGCACGAAATGTGCTCTATGGTCTTTTTGCTTTTCGTCTACAAACAAAAAAACAACGTTTTAATTCATACTTAGAGAGGAGAAATCGATGGCAGATGATAAAGTAAAGCAAGTTACAGATAGTGATTTTGATGCTGAAGTTCTTCAGTCAACCCTTCCTTGTCTTGTTGACTTTTGGGCGCCTTGGTGCGGGCCGTGTAAGGCTATTGGGCCGGTTATAGCCGAACTGGCAGCGGAGTTTGATGGCAAGGTTGCTGTGGCAAAGATGAATGTTGATGACAGCCCTGCAACCCCTGGCAAGTACGGTATTCGCGCCATTCCGACCCTAATCCTGTTCAAAGGTGGTGAGGTTGTTGATCAAATCACAGGGGCAGTTGGCAAGGTTCAACTTGTTGCCATGCTTGAGAAGGTTTCGTAGGGAAGCGTAGCAGTTGCTCCCTATGAACGAAGAGAAGATTTATCAATTGGTCATTATCGGGGCAGGGCCTGGCGGCCTTACCGCCGGTCTTTATGCCTCCCGGGCAAGGATTGATACCATTCTTGTTGAAAAGGCCATTGAGGGTGGGCAGATCCTGGTTACAGACTGGATTGACAATTACCCAGGCTTCCCTGAGGGGGTTTCTGGTTTTGAACTGGCGGAAAAGATGAAGGCCCAGGCCATGCGCTTTGGGCTTTCATATTTGAACAATTCGGTTGCCTCCATGGCGCTCGAAGAGGAAATCAAAACCATAACCTTTGAAGATGGTACGGCAATTCAGGCAAGAGCGGTGATTGTTGCGACCGGTGCACGGCCCAACAAGCTTAATGTGCCCGGGGAGAAAGAGTTG
This portion of the Desulfobulbaceae bacterium genome encodes:
- the trxA gene encoding thioredoxin, encoding MADDKVKQVTDSDFDAEVLQSTLPCLVDFWAPWCGPCKAIGPVIAELAAEFDGKVAVAKMNVDDSPATPGKYGIRAIPTLILFKGGEVVDQITGAVGKVQLVAMLEKVS